Proteins from a genomic interval of Rhodothermus marinus:
- a CDS encoding ComEA family DNA-binding protein, whose protein sequence is MKLLRRWLSNLSLTRTEAGVLLGLLALLLAGLAYRWWQRQQPVPPPTAEEAARFREGAARMQQVLKPEPLNVNTATAEELERLPRIGPVLARRIIEYRETHGPFRRIEELEAVPGIGPKTLEELAPLIRVE, encoded by the coding sequence ATGAAGCTGCTTCGACGCTGGCTGTCGAACCTTTCGCTCACGCGCACCGAGGCGGGCGTGCTGCTGGGATTGCTTGCGCTGTTGCTGGCGGGGCTGGCCTATCGCTGGTGGCAGCGTCAGCAGCCGGTGCCGCCGCCGACGGCCGAGGAAGCCGCACGCTTTCGGGAAGGGGCGGCGCGCATGCAGCAGGTGCTCAAGCCCGAGCCACTGAACGTCAACACGGCCACGGCCGAAGAGCTGGAACGCCTGCCGCGCATCGGTCCGGTCCTGGCCCGTCGGATCATCGAATACCGTGAAACCCACGGCCCCTTCCGCCGCATTGAGGAGCTGGAGGCCGTGCCGGGTATCGGGCCGAAGACGCTCGAGGAGCTGGCCCCCCTGATCAGGGTCGAGTAG
- a CDS encoding NapC/NirT family cytochrome c, producing MNRLQRILLRVLVVGWPGLAWAAEGETPGITSAELFRIIGIVAALLGIGWLVVSHWLLRDRLPRTFYHWAMLLGLFALPALALMGAVEFVFEETKTVASCNSCHVMEPFVRDLQDPHSATLAARHYRNKWIPENQCYACHTTYGLHGSFEAKRDGFRHWLLYVTRSWDEPIQYSGSYPNINCLNCHGETDAFQRVPSHGALMTELQADRVACTSCHGPPHPTPPERTRLLSAAPVHSSREMP from the coding sequence ATGAACCGTCTACAACGCATCCTGCTGCGGGTACTGGTGGTCGGCTGGCCCGGACTGGCCTGGGCCGCCGAGGGTGAAACGCCCGGTATCACGTCGGCCGAACTGTTTCGGATCATCGGCATTGTGGCCGCGCTGCTGGGCATCGGCTGGCTGGTGGTGAGCCACTGGCTGCTGCGCGACCGACTGCCCCGCACCTTCTACCACTGGGCCATGCTACTGGGGCTCTTTGCGCTGCCGGCCCTGGCGCTGATGGGGGCCGTCGAGTTCGTCTTCGAAGAGACGAAGACGGTCGCCTCCTGCAATTCGTGCCATGTGATGGAGCCGTTCGTGCGCGACCTGCAGGATCCGCACAGCGCTACGCTGGCCGCCCGGCACTATCGCAACAAGTGGATTCCGGAAAACCAGTGCTACGCCTGCCACACGACCTACGGCCTGCATGGCTCGTTCGAGGCCAAGCGGGACGGCTTTCGGCACTGGTTGCTCTATGTGACCCGGAGCTGGGACGAGCCAATCCAGTACAGCGGATCCTATCCCAACATCAACTGCCTGAACTGTCACGGCGAGACCGATGCGTTTCAGCGCGTACCGTCGCATGGTGCGCTGATGACCGAGCTGCAGGCCGATCGGGTAGCCTGCACAAGCTGTCACGGTCCGCCGCATCCGACGCCGCCCGAGCGGACGCGCCTGCTTTCGGCTGCTCCCGTACACTCATCCCGCGAAATGCCATGA
- a CDS encoding Spy/CpxP family protein refolding chaperone yields the protein MNKIRAMVLGLLVWAAPTALAQSQPDLNAVAQRMAERLQLSEATAQALREAFARHADRYEQGGFFWYVAAELQRRLNDEQRAEFWEEPLRAERERPARRRWRERQDRPDRRMRRERLHRRDDRPPARRAAWMVARGARLADYLNLTEAQRDSLAVLRRRQGDAMRELLRQRREGTLSAEAFREQARQLREQYRARFRQLLTPEQQERLDRLEAMPENSRKAMLEVLRLTDAQQQQLAALALQPGPDRRALSEILTPEQQEIVRLHHRLVRAWQAVQRNDG from the coding sequence ATGAACAAGATTCGCGCCATGGTGCTCGGCCTGCTCGTGTGGGCCGCGCCGACCGCGCTGGCCCAGTCGCAACCGGACCTGAACGCGGTGGCACAGCGGATGGCCGAGCGGCTGCAGCTCTCCGAGGCGACCGCGCAGGCGCTCCGCGAGGCCTTCGCGCGTCACGCCGACCGCTACGAGCAGGGCGGCTTCTTCTGGTACGTGGCCGCCGAGCTGCAACGCCGACTCAACGACGAACAGCGCGCAGAGTTCTGGGAAGAACCGTTGCGCGCCGAGCGGGAACGCCCGGCCCGGCGGAGATGGCGGGAGCGTCAGGATCGACCGGACCGCCGGATGCGCCGCGAACGGCTGCACCGCCGGGATGATCGGCCTCCGGCCCGTCGGGCCGCCTGGATGGTCGCCCGGGGCGCACGGCTGGCCGACTACCTGAACCTGACCGAAGCACAGCGCGATTCGCTGGCCGTGCTCCGGCGCCGCCAGGGCGATGCCATGCGCGAACTGCTCCGCCAGCGGCGCGAAGGCACGCTTTCGGCCGAAGCGTTCCGGGAACAGGCCCGGCAACTCCGCGAGCAGTACCGCGCCCGCTTCCGCCAGCTGCTAACGCCGGAGCAGCAGGAGCGGCTGGACCGACTGGAGGCCATGCCGGAAAACAGTCGGAAGGCCATGCTGGAAGTGCTTCGCCTCACCGACGCGCAGCAGCAACAACTGGCCGCGCTGGCGCTGCAGCCGGGCCCCGACCGCAGGGCGCTGAGCGAAATCCTGACCCCTGAGCAGCAGGAGATCGTCCGCCTACACCACCGGCTGGTCCGGGCCTGGCAGGCTGTGCAGCGAAATGATGGATGA
- a CDS encoding molybdopterin oxidoreductase family protein, translating into MESGKLTRRELLQRLSALAGGLILTGPISGCEGFWRREPAIPVDSWHKGVCRFCGTGCGIMIGVRDGKVVDVKGDEYAHNRGRICIKGVLNREILYVRDRALYPMIRRNGRLERASWDEAMSLVAERFREAIDRYGPDSVAFYGSGQLFTEESYTANKLFKAGIGTNNVDGNPRLCMASAAAGYISVFGKDEPMGCYEDIDYATCFFITGSNTADCHPIVWERIMDRKRSRPETVIIVVDPRRTRTARHADYHLAIRPGTDVALYNAMIYEFIRNGFIDQDMVENYLTFREGDAERTFEDLKRHVAQYTPERVAPVCGVDARQIEEVAYLFAASEATMSIWTMGLNQQAQGTAANRLVNAMHLLTGHIGRPGATPFSLTGQPNAGGGVRDTGALAHALPNGRVVANPQHRAEMEDLWGVPRGRISPKPGYHAVAMFEAMARGDLKCVLIMGTNPAQSLPHAERYREAMQRTFLVVADAIYPTETAQFADVFLPSAMWVEKGGVFSQSERRYHLVPKLVEPPGEARSDLEILVELADRLGYGDLIKARTPEEVWDEWRQISAHSPYNFAGITYERLKKERGVLWPAPTEDHPGTCRRYVPGEDPMAKGTGRFDFYGRPDGRAVVYLEHQQPSSDPRSDEYPLTLVTGRVYEHWHTLTITGKLEELEDITTDFLVVHPRDAHRYGIRDGEPVLVESRRGRAVLKARVSTDITPGVVFAPFHSPEALVNRVVNNTVDPISKEPAFKESAVRIRPASSAA; encoded by the coding sequence ATGGAAAGTGGAAAACTGACCCGTCGCGAGCTGCTGCAGCGGCTCAGCGCGTTGGCCGGCGGGCTGATCCTGACCGGTCCCATTTCCGGATGTGAGGGCTTCTGGCGTCGCGAGCCGGCCATTCCGGTCGATAGCTGGCACAAAGGGGTCTGCCGGTTCTGCGGCACCGGTTGTGGCATCATGATCGGTGTGCGGGATGGCAAGGTGGTCGACGTCAAAGGCGACGAGTACGCGCACAACCGGGGGCGGATCTGCATCAAAGGGGTGCTGAATCGCGAAATTCTCTACGTCCGCGATCGGGCGCTGTACCCGATGATCCGCCGCAACGGGCGGCTGGAGCGGGCTTCTTGGGACGAGGCCATGTCGTTGGTGGCCGAACGCTTCCGGGAGGCCATCGATCGCTACGGGCCCGACAGCGTGGCTTTCTACGGCAGCGGCCAGCTCTTTACCGAAGAAAGCTACACGGCCAACAAGCTCTTCAAGGCCGGCATCGGCACGAACAACGTGGACGGCAACCCGCGGCTGTGCATGGCTTCGGCGGCGGCCGGATACATCTCGGTTTTCGGAAAAGACGAGCCGATGGGTTGCTACGAGGACATCGATTATGCCACGTGCTTCTTCATCACGGGCTCCAACACGGCCGACTGCCATCCCATCGTCTGGGAACGCATCATGGACCGCAAGCGGAGTCGGCCCGAGACGGTGATCATCGTGGTCGATCCGCGGCGCACGCGCACGGCGCGCCATGCCGATTACCATCTGGCCATCCGGCCGGGCACCGACGTGGCGCTCTACAATGCCATGATCTACGAGTTCATCCGGAACGGCTTCATCGACCAGGACATGGTCGAAAATTACCTGACGTTCCGGGAAGGCGACGCCGAGCGCACGTTCGAGGACCTGAAGCGGCACGTGGCGCAGTACACGCCGGAGCGGGTAGCGCCTGTCTGTGGGGTGGATGCCCGGCAGATCGAAGAGGTGGCCTATCTGTTTGCCGCCTCCGAGGCAACCATGTCGATCTGGACGATGGGGCTCAACCAGCAGGCGCAGGGCACGGCGGCCAACCGGCTGGTCAACGCCATGCACCTGCTCACCGGGCATATCGGGCGGCCGGGTGCCACGCCGTTTTCGCTGACGGGGCAGCCGAACGCCGGCGGCGGCGTGCGCGACACGGGCGCGCTGGCCCACGCGTTGCCCAACGGCCGCGTGGTGGCCAATCCGCAACATCGGGCCGAGATGGAGGACCTCTGGGGCGTGCCGCGTGGCCGCATCAGCCCGAAGCCCGGCTATCACGCCGTGGCCATGTTCGAAGCCATGGCGCGGGGCGATCTGAAGTGTGTACTCATCATGGGGACCAATCCGGCCCAGTCGCTCCCGCACGCCGAGCGCTACCGCGAGGCCATGCAGCGGACCTTCCTGGTGGTGGCCGACGCCATCTATCCCACCGAGACGGCTCAGTTTGCCGACGTCTTTCTACCGTCGGCCATGTGGGTCGAAAAAGGCGGCGTCTTCAGTCAGTCGGAGCGACGCTACCATCTGGTGCCCAAACTGGTCGAGCCGCCGGGCGAGGCGCGCTCGGACCTGGAGATTCTGGTCGAACTGGCCGATCGCCTGGGCTACGGCGACCTGATCAAGGCACGCACGCCGGAGGAGGTCTGGGACGAGTGGCGGCAGATTTCGGCGCATTCGCCCTACAACTTCGCCGGCATCACCTACGAGCGGCTGAAAAAAGAGCGGGGGGTTCTCTGGCCGGCCCCGACAGAGGACCATCCGGGCACCTGCCGGCGCTACGTGCCGGGTGAGGACCCCATGGCAAAAGGCACCGGCCGCTTCGACTTCTACGGGCGGCCCGACGGACGGGCGGTCGTCTATCTGGAGCATCAGCAGCCGTCCAGCGATCCGCGCTCGGACGAATACCCGCTCACGCTGGTGACCGGGCGCGTCTACGAGCACTGGCACACACTGACGATCACCGGCAAACTCGAGGAGCTGGAAGACATCACCACCGACTTTCTGGTAGTGCATCCCCGCGATGCCCATCGCTACGGCATCCGTGACGGCGAGCCCGTGCTGGTCGAGAGCCGACGCGGGCGTGCCGTGCTGAAGGCGCGGGTGAGCACCGACATCACGCCGGGGGTTGTTTTTGCGCCTTTCCATTCGCCCGAGGCGTTGGTCAATCGGGTGGTGAACAATACCGTCGATCCGATTTCCAAAGAACCGGCCTTTAAGGAGAGCGCCGTGCGTATTCGTCCGGCCTCTTCTGCGGCCTGA
- a CDS encoding DUF4926 domain-containing protein has translation MMMCELDRVVLVQDLPGHGLEAGDVGTVVHVYGKGEGYEVEFIGGEGETVAEITLGREDIRPMRF, from the coding sequence ATGATGATGTGCGAGCTGGACCGTGTAGTACTGGTGCAGGACCTCCCCGGGCATGGGCTTGAAGCAGGGGACGTGGGGACCGTCGTGCACGTCTACGGTAAGGGCGAAGGCTACGAAGTGGAGTTTATCGGCGGAGAAGGGGAGACCGTGGCGGAGATCACGCTGGGACGTGAAGACATCCGCCCTATGCGGTTCTAA
- a CDS encoding NUDIX hydrolase produces MARELSRFCGEFLEKPDGRMVETVVRVVDVYAYRLEEGRPRFLLLRRAPGVSYAGQWRMIGGKIRRGEAAWQTALREIEEETGQQPRRLWVVPSLNAFYEWQHDRVNLIPAFAAELTDDPVLNDEHDAFAWLDEEEAVARLPWPEQQRLLRLTARLLRQGLPPEIFVFECENAQ; encoded by the coding sequence ATGGCGCGCGAGTTGTCACGGTTCTGTGGCGAGTTTCTGGAAAAACCTGACGGACGCATGGTCGAGACGGTCGTACGGGTGGTCGATGTGTACGCGTATCGGCTGGAAGAAGGCCGACCGCGGTTTCTGCTGCTGCGACGGGCGCCGGGCGTCAGCTACGCCGGTCAGTGGCGCATGATCGGCGGGAAGATCCGGCGCGGCGAAGCGGCCTGGCAGACCGCGCTGCGTGAGATCGAAGAGGAAACCGGCCAGCAGCCGCGTCGGCTCTGGGTGGTCCCCTCGCTCAACGCCTTCTACGAGTGGCAGCACGATCGCGTCAATCTGATTCCGGCTTTTGCCGCCGAGCTGACCGACGATCCCGTGCTCAACGACGAACACGACGCCTTCGCCTGGCTCGACGAAGAGGAGGCCGTCGCCCGTCTGCCCTGGCCCGAGCAGCAACGCCTGCTCCGGCTGACCGCCCGGCTGCTGCGCCAGGGCCTGCCGCCGGAAATTTTTGTATTCGAATGCGAAAATGCTCAATGA
- a CDS encoding prolyl oligopeptidase family serine peptidase produces MHSSSTTLWGLSLLLLIALVAPPARAQDCSCTTQTGFLLRTLEYNGQTHHYQVFVPPDYTPERTWPVILFLHGAGERGTDGFKPTAVGIGQAIRMNVERFPAIVVFPQVPPGRAWFGEQAEVAMAALDEVMATYSVDPERVYLTGLSMGGHGTWYVAYHWPDRFAAIVPICGFIVFPETARGFFGELPPGQMEIQSAEDPYRKVAERIKHLPIWVFHGADDPVVPVEASRRMVEVLRELGADVQYTEYEGVGHNAWDPAYAEFALMPWLLSHRRPKE; encoded by the coding sequence ATGCATAGCTCTTCCACAACGCTATGGGGGCTGAGCTTGTTGCTCCTGATCGCCCTGGTCGCGCCCCCGGCTCGTGCGCAGGATTGCAGCTGCACGACGCAGACCGGCTTTCTGCTGCGCACGCTGGAGTACAACGGACAGACGCACCACTATCAGGTCTTTGTGCCGCCCGATTACACGCCGGAGCGCACCTGGCCTGTGATTCTGTTTCTGCACGGGGCCGGCGAGCGAGGTACCGATGGCTTCAAGCCGACGGCCGTCGGGATCGGGCAGGCCATTCGGATGAACGTCGAACGCTTTCCGGCCATTGTGGTCTTTCCGCAGGTGCCGCCGGGACGCGCCTGGTTTGGCGAGCAGGCCGAGGTGGCCATGGCGGCGCTGGACGAGGTGATGGCCACCTATTCGGTTGATCCCGAGCGGGTCTATCTGACGGGGCTGTCGATGGGCGGTCACGGCACCTGGTACGTCGCCTATCACTGGCCGGATCGCTTCGCGGCCATCGTGCCCATCTGCGGGTTTATTGTGTTTCCGGAGACGGCCCGAGGATTTTTCGGGGAGCTTCCACCGGGCCAGATGGAAATCCAGTCGGCCGAAGATCCGTACCGCAAGGTGGCCGAACGCATCAAGCACCTGCCCATCTGGGTATTCCACGGGGCCGACGATCCGGTTGTGCCGGTCGAGGCCTCCCGCCGCATGGTGGAGGTGCTGCGCGAACTGGGCGCCGACGTGCAGTACACCGAGTACGAAGGCGTCGGACACAACGCGTGGGATCCGGCCTACGCCGAGTTTGCACTCATGCCCTGGCTGCTTTCGCATCGCCGCCCGAAGGAGTGA